A window of the candidate division WOR-3 bacterium genome harbors these coding sequences:
- a CDS encoding radical SAM protein has protein sequence MAEIKEKNIFNSDIVAKIMYYLLNSVRTRFIINSIYKLAKPKLIRDNAQNPLYAKSHRIAEELYYLVEGMLNITNRAHITQKTLNIFLKAIFLNQDLKRITKEWLEKYGYGPPGFLVLSPTKQCNLQCPNCYANSAGERDKLPYSVVKRIISEAYHLWGNRFFVISGGEPLIYKSDNKSILNLAEEFPDSIFLMYTNGLMINPTIAQKLAELGNLTPAISVEGMKETTDRRRGLGTFDKIIKIMEMLRQNRVLFGISITATRENCEEVLSDEFIDFFFDKMGAGYGWIFHYMPIGRDVSVDFMPTPKQRVWMWQRSWEIIKKKKVFLVDFWNHGSASSGCIAGGREGGYLHINWHGDVAPCVFFPYAVSNIKTIFENGGNLNDAIQTPFFQAIRDWQCHYGYPRSKDIDIHSSFNWLRPCIIRDHFQEAFSIIKKYKARALDYAPDCIYLENKNYFDTLQKYDQELKALVDPLWQKLYQNSKN, from the coding sequence ATGGCTGAAATCAAAGAAAAGAATATATTTAACTCAGATATTGTTGCCAAGATAATGTATTATCTATTAAATTCGGTTCGGACCCGGTTTATTATTAATTCTATCTATAAATTAGCCAAACCTAAACTAATTCGCGATAATGCCCAAAACCCACTTTATGCCAAATCCCATCGCATTGCCGAAGAACTATATTATCTGGTTGAAGGAATGCTCAATATCACTAACCGAGCACACATAACCCAAAAAACACTCAATATTTTCTTAAAGGCAATCTTTCTGAATCAAGACTTAAAACGGATAACTAAAGAGTGGTTGGAAAAATACGGCTACGGTCCACCAGGATTTCTCGTCCTCAGTCCGACTAAACAGTGTAATCTCCAATGTCCCAACTGCTATGCCAATTCTGCTGGTGAACGAGATAAACTGCCTTACTCGGTTGTTAAACGCATAATTAGCGAAGCATATCATTTATGGGGAAATCGGTTCTTTGTCATTTCCGGTGGTGAACCCTTAATATATAAAAGTGATAACAAATCAATCCTTAACCTTGCTGAAGAATTTCCAGATTCAATCTTCTTAATGTATACCAATGGTCTTATGATTAATCCGACAATTGCTCAAAAACTCGCTGAGTTGGGTAATCTGACACCAGCCATATCCGTTGAAGGAATGAAAGAAACGACAGACCGCAGACGGGGATTAGGCACATTTGATAAGATTATCAAAATAATGGAGATGTTAAGACAAAACCGCGTGCTATTTGGCATCTCAATCACGGCAACTCGGGAAAATTGTGAAGAAGTGCTTTCTGACGAATTTATTGATTTCTTCTTTGATAAGATGGGTGCTGGCTATGGCTGGATATTCCATTATATGCCTATCGGACGCGATGTCTCGGTCGACTTTATGCCCACACCAAAACAAAGAGTTTGGATGTGGCAAAGGAGTTGGGAAATTATTAAAAAGAAAAAAGTCTTTTTAGTTGATTTCTGGAATCATGGTTCTGCTTCAAGCGGCTGCATTGCTGGTGGCAGAGAAGGTGGCTATCTGCATATCAATTGGCATGGCGATGTTGCACCGTGTGTCTTTTTTCCTTATGCCGTTTCCAATATTAAGACGATATTTGAAAACGGCGGTAATCTTAATGACGCAATCCAAACACCCTTCTTCCAAGCCATTCGCGACTGGCAATGCCATTATGGTTATCCCCGGAGTAAAGATATTGATATTCACTCATCATTTAATTGGCTTAGACCCTGTATTATTCGAGACCATTTTCAAGAAGCATTTTCCATAATCAAAAAATACAAAGCTCGTGCTTTGGATTACGCACCTGATTGTATCTATCTGGAAAACAAAAACTACTTTGACACCCTTCAAAAATATGACCAAGAATTAAAAGCATTAGTTGACCCGCTCTGGCAAAAACTCTATCAGAATTCCAAGAATTAA